tccgtgaaactttgttccattaatgacgaactcatgtcactcatatgcatgtttgggaaatgcctaggccgactcccgatgcttgggggctatgactagtcggacagagtgtttaaacgtacagagtcatctgctcggggaaatcaaaattgacaagaggagaaatacatatttatcaatattttaaaatacttgattttttctcgagtattatatttatatcagatactactcatcctatatgtttgttctgcaggatccagatccagatatgcataaaagggattcatggctttaagcttatctcttacgctccaggaatggatcagtcagaacatcaccaaccggccgcctcgtctgccgccgactggtgcttccgcctgcacggctgacttattatgccgccgttgttgggcgtctacgtcttcaccgaccggcttgccttcgccgccgccaactggtgtttccgcctgcacggctggcctttaatgccgccgttgttgggcgtctacgtcttcaccgaccggcttgccttcgccgccgccgactggtgtttccgcctgcacggctggcctttatgccgccgttgttgggcgtctacgtctttaccgaccggcttgccttcgccgctgccgactggtgtttccgcctgcacggctggcctttatgccgccgttgttgggcgtctacgtcttcaccgaccggccgcctcgtccgccgccgactggtgcttctgcctgcacggctggcctattatgctgccgttgttgggcgtctacgtcttcaccgaccggccgcctcgtccgccgccgactggtgcttccgcctgcacggctggcctttatgccgccgctgttgggcgtctacgtcttcaccgaccggccgcctcgaccgccgccgactggtgtttccgcctgcacggctggcctattatgctgccgttgttgggcgtctacatcttcaccgaccggccgccgcatccgccgctgactggtgtcaccgcctgcacggctggcctgttatgacgccaattgatgctatcttcttcacggctggctacatcaccgtcaccgctaataggcatcatcatcttcaacacaagctgtctacgtctgctgctgactagtgccctcacctctacgtctggtttagacagctaccactactgatgaacatcatcgtcttccgtcgccgactggttatgctgccgccgactagtgcttttatcttcacaactgcgcgtcttcactaccagtttgcttctgtcacttcatcacggcaatgcaactttgtcatcatggatttctacttggacatcttcaacatttatcttcaatcaagcaatgactactcgacgataagaagctataattctcgactctatgttcagttgtttcccaactaaacaaagagtcgggggctacacaaatacatggctcaaaattcgacaagctttatgtcaaAGATGgagcaatcaattaatcagccaacgagtcaactccaggagtcattatcttcatctttgcttcggagcagatattctacttcaacaacttcaaatatttcggtttagacgagttgggcaacaacatcaactctcctccaattatttgtcttcacggttggcctactacgcaactgccgatagaggatctcatcgttatcatcggctgctacatcgttattgactggatcactgacatcgtcatcttcatcaacatcttgtcaagcctcatcaacatagcctactctgctgccgttgatgggaaacttcgtcatcatagtcggctatctctgttgccgctaatcatcattaccgtcggatgcgtttgtcgccgccgattattttcttcatcttcatgattggtggatttcgccatcaccgttgatgcgcgtctacgtcttcatccttgtcgtttccgtcgttgcgaaggttcgcgagtgcgccggaagtattcaagaagattaattgaagaccgattattgcaagttgaagacaagttgcaaaggagaagacgtttggcttataccccagttgagctgcctgtgggagtggagccggagcttcgctagattttattttccgctgcagttttcttcatgatgaggactaagtgcctcataagtaagtatttatcgttttagttaatttgatgaatctgtatattaaattgtcagtttgtgtacctcggctgattcctggacgaggattttatgcacaaataagttcggaaattactagtgaatttccgggcgtgacattttgtcaccaccgactgttctttcgttgttgttgggcgcctacatcttcactgctagctgacctgactgttgccgactggtttcttcgcctccatggttatgcaacttcattacatttgattggtggcatctttactaccactgacatcttccgttacttctgatgagcaatttcgtcttcatgttggtcatttcatctccatgccgactgcgtcagctattgccaatagacaattttgactatgatagaaggacaagctatatgctcaggggctcatcaactcaagcgtgaggattatatctccaatttggacttgttccggatacattccacatggattcatagttatgagtctattttctatgctcaacgactggaccaattattattccccgtaagggctatcaaccgaatacttgcgccattcgggattcaattattatatttattttggagtatcccataagggataatcattcagatcagaagctattcatatgagctacacttggtctatattacccggaagatttattactcgggagcatgttacatgcgtcatcctttaaagggtgtcgaaggcatattttttggcctaggcctaatatgtctgcagcccatattttcaggtgtggcctgtcacgttcttttagggacttaggcactttttgcttaggccaaagtgcgcgtgatcaagtgcccaataccttaaaatccttttataccgcagttacttaactttttaggagttggtacaatgcatcttaaaaggtgtcaaacagtaaagctttatatagctgtcccgctgacttttttataagtcaaggtgctgtttgggtttttaagcaattgattggatacaatattattgctttttgccacgtaagtgtgcatttttattgaccaatattatggcttaggctgattatatattgtgatcatttttcaggcggttggtaaatcctttatgagtttatttactcggattttataccacatatgccatatatttccaggtgtggtggaaccatgtgtcttctagggacttaagcacatctgttaaagcagtgtgcgcatggcgtatgcccagtactttgaaaatttctttattcacaacatacaagcttctttatagctattttgctatgtgaattttcaatgatgtagccaactttaggttacactcatcatattttacaaagcagtcggtatatcacttggatcatattattcagggattcacaccgcatctgctacatattaatattaagtcgcttggttgactacaattatcgaaaccactcggtgcatctagtcgatgcacctgactttattttttcagccctccacagtcttctgatttagaaaaagtactcgggagatcatggcgaagatgattgaagcactcggctttggagtaatctagttcgagagaagattatctttctgactgtgaaggtctcaggggctactgtggagattatgggtaccccatacccacacggcatggttatctgactagttataggggataacttatatgtatgtaatatgtaacagatcataacttgggtgttacgtttccttgtatattacggaacggcctaaagtcctggttggctaatattgtaaagtagatttaggaaaccgataccgtattggttaaggtttctatctcgtaatcctgccccccatcctatataaggtgggcaggaggccctctagggggcagatgagacaacctgatcgtcagatcaatacacactcggcggattcaaatccccaaacaggagtagggtattacctctcattgagagggcctgaacctgtctaaatcctttgtctccacatccatccacttttaagtctcgtgcgctaccccgttttattattgccgaattcatgtttcgacaacaTGACGTCTCAAGTGAACAGCGGCACGCAATTCAACAGCATAGGAAAGTTGAGATCATACATGGTTGCAGCGTATGAACGGCGGAAGGAGGTAGGCCGCCGGATCAGGCGGTCATGGCACGGCACAAGAGCCACCCAACTCGGTAGGCTGCTATGCagagctaattcgtgagacaaGTTATTTAggcctaattaatttataattagcatattttTTACTACAGTATTATATAGgataatcatagattaattatactctatAGATTTATCTCATAAATTAGTCCAGAGTTATGAAATGGGTTTTatcattagtctacgtttaatactctaagttagtgtccaaacatccgatgtgacacggactaaattttagtccttctaaattagtgtctaaacatccgatatgacatggAACACCACTAAATACCACTAAATAATGAGGTAGTCATATTGTACAATAGTAATCTGAATGTGACACAACATGGCCATACATACATCATAGACCAAGAATGAACTCTTTATACTACATACTAGTCTGATCACGCGCTTGTTTGGTCAGAAACACAAGAGTTGCGTTGAATTGACTGAACCAACGCCAACGCCAACGGCCGGCCAACATATTTGACTCCCCTCCAAACATACACACAGTATTATTCCTCACCGCCCTACCTTTTCAGTTAGCTTCAGCCTCAGCTTCTGCAGACAGTGCAGAGTACGCCATTGTTCATCCACTCCCATTTTGCAAGTCAGTGCTAAccaaaaaatccaaaataaaaCACCCATCGTTTCATTCGCAAGTACTGCTGCTGTAATCAGCATGCAAGAATCAATGTTAACAGGCTACTGATTGAGTTGATTAGCAGCTCGAACCCTTATCCCTTTACTGGAGAATGGAAGAAGAGGAATGAATTTCCATGCATTCATTCATATAGAACCAGCAGGTAGATTAACGAGATGTTGGCAGAAGAGAAAGAAGTAACAGGACACGATTAAGAGTCTCCTCAAGTTAGACATGCTACAGTTTTATTCATTACTAATGCAGACCAATATATGTTCAGTGTTCATCATAAGCACAAAGCCACAAACACTCTGACAGCGAGTGTGTTCGTTGCTTGCTCAGGCAGCTAGAAAATCAGTAAAGTGTTGGTGCTTCTTCGATCTACAATTGTTATTATTGCAATTACAGGAAGAACAACTAGTGGTACTAACCTGACTGTACTGCTATCCTGTATGAAATTATACATTTGTATAGGCTACTGAACACGAACAATCAAGCCATGCATCACCATCTTACACTTGATTACACTAACTTGTCCCGATCGATCGATATTGAACAGCAAAActaaactaattttttttccctttgcgCCGGCGAGCTATGTAGCTTAGGCCATGGCAGCCGTGGCGGGCGGTTCAGATGAGGGCGCCGTGGGCGGCGTCGAGGGAGGCGGCCATGGGCATGGGGAAGCCGAACCATGGCGCGTACAGCTGGGCCTCGTCGACGGCGGGGCGCACGGGCACGGGCTGCGCCGGCGCCACGGGCtgccttggcggcggcggcgcgggggcgccCGTGAGCCTCTGCACGAGGTCCCTGAACTCCCTGGGCTCGACGCGGTACACCTTGGGCGGCGCGGGGCCTGGCGCCGCCGACGGAGAGGCTCGCCACGGCTTGGCCGGCGGCTTCTGCACCGCCCTGAGCGCCGCCTCgtgcgccggccgcctcgcgtCGGCAGCGTGCATATCCATTgaattgaagaagaagaagaagctaagATAAgcagagtgagagagaggaggaagaagaagagagggcAGAGCAGAGGAgcgatgggaggaggaggaggagatataTAGAGTGGTGGGTTGGGCGAGGGCGTGTGGAGGGGGTTGGATtctagaagaagaagatgaagaggagAGGTGGCGGGAGAGGAAGCGGAGTGGCGGGAGTGGCGGCGAGCGGGGGGCAACACGTGGAGGCGGGCGGTCAATGGTGGCAGGCAGGCAATGGCGATGGCATTCGCTAATCGCGCGTGTTGCACTTGCATTGCTGCTGCATTCCTAACCATGCACGGCTCTCTCTCTATATCAAATGAAATCTAGTATCCATCTCCATCTCATTGGCATTGGATGCACCGCGGCGATGGCGTAGCATAGCAGAAGCAAAATAAGTGATGTGAATGATGAGGCAGTTGAGTTGGGGCGGCCACCTCGCTCTTACCGATCAACAAGGGCAAGGGCAAGGCCTTGTTGATGGCTACGCTCTGCCTGCCTTATATCATCCTCTTATGTAGGAGTATAACATTTCTTTTTCATTATCTACTTACAAACTACCTGAGGATGTAGTGGCTGGTTTAATTCATTATTTAAAtatctaaatatttttaaaaataagcgTAGTACAATTCGTTACTTCTAGCAACCTAAAAGATATAAAAAAAGAGCAGCCAAAAAGTGTTCCAACACATATACTGTAGCTCTCAACTCTATCCTAATATATAAAATGGGCGCACCTAAGCGTCGATTCGTTCAGAAAAAAGTATTGTAGTTACAGAGTAACGTTCAAAAATCACACGATAACGCACTATTTTCGCGAAGTGAAGGTGGCGGGACCAAATCCCCTCACCTATGCGTGTggccataatttttttttcttactagtTTGCATGATTTGTGAAGCAAATCTAACATTCGaaattatatgaaagttatattatagttacatacCAGTTACAAATGCAATTACggtataattatattgtatttatatttgatatttacTTGGACAAAATTTATTAACAAATATTGTTGTCAAAATGACAAGAGCTTcacgtcgaaggacgtggttCCCTCGGTGGAGTGATTTGAACAATAAATAACATATtaatttatgaaattttttagGGATCCCCCTTACACAACCCTAGGGGGATATTTATAGTCTTAGTACATGCCTATACCCACTAGGGTTCAATATGTACAGAGAAATTTACATTATACCCTTATGATAAGGATATTAGAGGGACATGTAGTGTCCATCCCAACTATATTCCCCTTGAAAGGCCCCTGGCCTGGCCCATAATAGGCGAATGGCACCATGGGCCGTGCTGCTTGGCGGGCTCCCTGGCGAAGCCGGTCTTCCATGGGGCGAACCTTTCGTGCTCCGCCTTGAGGCTTCGCCCAGAGGATAAACTTGGTGGCGAACCCCCTTGACTTCGTCTTTTGGCTTCGCCTGATGCAGTGGCTTGTTGATTTAATGGTTTTAGCAGGTTCGGCCGAAGGCTCTCGTGGCATGCCttaacaaatatatagcaaaattatcCACTAGATGGATTTTAAGTCCTACCTAGATAGCCGCCAGGTCACTGAATAGTCAGGTACGTGCAGTAGAAACTCTTTTTTTCCTTAGTCATGTATAAAAGGGCCTCCTTTTACTTTGTGACTAAAGAACATATATATTCATGTGAAACCGGTGACAAAGAagtatatttttaatttctttttctttcccacTGTTCCTACTGTTCTACATTTCCCTCGTGCTAGCATACGTACAATCATGAAATAGAAGCACGCATATTAGTTTCattcattcatgcatgcattcaAATATCTCATACGCAACCTACTATTTCTGCAGCTAGCGAGCAAGGTTTTCTCGCAGCCTAACCACCGTACCACAAGACTATTCTCTCTACTGTTAGCTTGTCTGAATGTCTGAAGAAGAATAACTAACAATCAGGTTCAGGTTGAGTACTTGAGCACGCACGAGCGGCCGGCCCAGTCAACGATGGCACACGCACAGCTATGGACATTCCATTTCTCTCTGTACGTCTCGTTATCATTCTGAAACGAAGGAATTTCATATGAGATTTGCAGGGCCTTTAATTTGATAATTAATTGACCGGTTGACTATATTTCAGTTGATTGGCGAATTAACCACGGACGTACAGTTAatagtaatactccctccatactcacaaAGAAAGTCATTTAGAACATCGATACGGTCTCCAAAatacaactttaacttcttttttctataaaaatattcattgaaaagtgatatatgtatacttttatgaaagtatttttcaagacaaatctattcaaataatttttatattttcaatctcaacaacttaagagttattcatgatttatattcccaaggtttgacttaaacattgtcctaaacgacttcctttacgagtatggagggagtacaagttagtactccctccgtttcgaaatgtttgacgccgttgactttctagcacatgtttgaccgttcgtcttattcaaaaaatttaagtaattattaattctttttctatcatttgattcattgttaaatatatttttatgtaggcatataattttatatatttcacaaaagtttttaataagacgaacggttaaacatgtgctaaaaggtcaacggtgtcaaacatttcgaaacggagggagtataactcaACACGTTCAGTTCAATCCGGCACGTACGCGGATATTCGGTCAAAtttgatcaattttttttctgtaatTTCTTGTCTGCAGGCTAGAATGGTGAGATGATCCAAGTCCGTCGTCCTGCTCTGAATATGTCAAAACTTGCGCTTGGCCTGGACTTTCCAGAATTCCAGTCGTCTCTCGTctcttcccaaaaaaaaatctctctttTTAGCTTACTTTCCTTTGGGTGCATTTTGTTTATCACCTGATTGTTCTTCACAGTCCAAGaaaaattctatttttttccaGTTTAGTTTCCTTTGGCTGCATTTTTTTATCACCAGATTATCTTCACAGTCCTAAAAGAATATCTCACAAAAATCTCATTTTTGGGCTTACTTTCCTTTGACtgcattttttttggtttatcAGAAGATTACTCTTCCCAGTCCaaattttttctctctttttttttcagcttcATTTCATTTAGCTGCACTTTTGCTTATCAGCATGTTATTCTTCAGTCCAAAATATTCTCCCTTTTTCACCTCGATTTCCTTACACATACGACTAGTAATTATTCCTAATGCACTGTACAGTTTAATCTTTTGATACCTTTCTCTAATCACTCCCACAAGATGTATGTACAGTTCCTGGATGTCTCCTGGAAGGAGGAGATCAGGAGATGAATCCCAATCAGTCTCTATCTCCCTTCAGGGACAGAGTAATCTACTACTAGTATAGTCTACGGTTAGTGGGGCCCACCTCAAACAACGACATGCAAGAACAGGAGGAGCCCACAAACTGATAACTGAAATCATGGTCTTCTTCTCAATATCACCCCCACCTCCCCTTCAATTATATACAAGTCACCctttattctttttttcctctcttcttaggctgtgtttagttcagcgcaaagtttagattttggttgaaattagagatgatgtgactgaaaagttatatgTGTAttacaggttgatgtgatggaaaaggactgaagtttggatccaaactttagatctaaacacagccttatacTAGTGTATCCTTTTGGATGGCAAAGTAAAAGCAGAGGTTGACAAGCACATAGCCATGTACATCAAGTCACATGTGGGTGTGCACTTTGCACTTCTTTTCTATTTGGCAGGTCATAAGAGCTTTGTCAAATTCGAGAGCTCTTTGGTGAATATATAGCTGCAACTCTTGTAGAAAATTAAGAAATAGTTAGTTCAAGTACTATCCGTGCTACTAATAAAGTATGTTTTCTTCGCACTATCTACGATGAAACGAACTCTAAAAACAGTAGAAAGTTACATAACATATACGTGCATATGGTGCACAAACAAATCATCTACCAAAGCAACAAAGTCAAGGCCAAATGGATAGCCAAAAAATACTGCAAGTGAAACACATCGTAGTTCACTCGAAATTGACGCTTCAGAAACCAACTGGACAGCCAAAATATTGCAAGTGAAACACATCTTAGTTCACTCGAAATTGACGTTTTCAGAAAACAAAGAAAGGGAAATTTTTTAGTCCTAGAAAAAGCATCATCGAAAAGGAATCCGGTGGAATTTGCGAATGTCTTGAGGGGGAGCACTGAAAAAGTTGTCCCCAAGTAGGCGTAGGCAACAACAATTCAACCATGGCCGTGCTGAAAAGCCAAATCTTCCCTCTCTAATCTCCTTCTTTCCTCTGCTTTCCTCTAAATGTCCAGATGGTACCACCACCCAAGTACTCCGATTTTTTCAGCTCGGCGATTGAGGAAGATCTTCTCATCATCACCACCACCGTGCTACCCTAGCCTAACCTAGAGGCCTTCAACCTCTGCTCGATCgatctgctgctgcttctccaaGGCGAGCTTCGTGATCAAAGGTCCTTATTCTCTCATCAGCTCTGCTCTgcttggttttggttttggttcATTCAGTTTGATTCATTTGATGGATAGATTGGCAAGGAGTATGAGTATCTTCTTGTTTCCCTTTTTGCGGCGATTTGCTGCTCTTGTTCGCTTTCAGTTCGTCTCTCATCTTTATGCGTTTCTTGGCTCCCGGTGAAGGAATCACGATTCAGGAATCTCGGACTCCGTGATTTTCACCAgagaaattcttttttttttaacccaCTCATCAccgtgtaatttttttaatttcttctcTGCTTCGATTTCACCGAAGGGCAGAAACCGCTCTTCCTTGGACGTAACCGCTTCTCGGATCCACACatacattaattttttttgcatttttgtttAGGATAGGATTGGAGCCAATAATATTGTTTACTAGTAggatttttcatttttcaataagATGTCTTGTTCTTGGATGTTGCCATGGACAGCATGCAAGGAGGGGTAGCGATGGTGGTGACAGTGAACGGCGGCAATGGCAAGGACAGCTTCGGCAACatggcgaggccgccgtcgaggAGCCTCCTCCCCCTCAAGCTCCTCAAGCCGTTCCTCATCTTCGCCGTGCTCGCCACcggcttcctcgccgccgccgcagccgccctcctcctcctcggcggcggcgctggcgcctCCTACGTCCCCAACGTCCTCTCGGCAACGGcgtggcagcagcagccgcggtgcgcgcagcagcaggaggacggcgggcgggcggcgctgGAGCGGTGGACGCGGCtaccggcggcgagcgcctgGCACAACATGAGCGACGAGGAGCTGCTCTGGGCGGCGTCGATGGAGCCGCGGGTGCGGCGGTATCCGTACCGGCGGGTGCCCAAGGTGGCGTTCATGTTCCTCACGCGTGGGCCGCTGCCATTGGCGCCGCTCTGGGAGAGGTTCTTcaatggcagcggcggccgggagcTCTTCTCCATCTATGTCCACTCCACGCCCGGATACAACCCCGACTTCCCGACAACCTCCGTCTTCTACCGCCGCCAGGTGCCCAGCCAGGTACTACAAACTCAAATCTCATATCAAATTTGATTAGTTTCCGTTTCAAATGCGAgatgatttttttcatttctcaaTTAAATTAAAAGATTGGGGGGAATTTGGAGAGCGTTGAGTCGGGTTCGTGTCCAGATGAATGTTCAGCTTCCGTGGCATCTTGGCAAGTGCAGTGCGCCACGAATGCAAGGGTGAAAATGACATGGTGTAAAAGTCTCCCTCCTTAataatcccaaaaaaaaataagaatattCAATCACACTTGTACAGGCTACATACAATTAGCTAGAAACAAATTTCATCTCGTTTTCTCATCCATCGTCAGCATCTCTGAAACAATAATTCCAGAAGCAAACCTGAAGAGTGTATGAAATGGATTGGAAATTGAAATGGGTGTGCAGGTGGCGCAATGGGGGCAGACGAACATGTTCGACgcggagcg
This genomic window from Oryza sativa Japonica Group chromosome 12, ASM3414082v1 contains:
- the LOC4352886 gene encoding glycosyltransferase BC10-like; the protein is MQGGVAMVVTVNGGNGKDSFGNMARPPSRSLLPLKLLKPFLIFAVLATGFLAAAAAALLLLGGGAGASYVPNVLSATAWQQQPRCAQQQEDGGRAALERWTRLPAASAWHNMSDEELLWAASMEPRVRRYPYRRVPKVAFMFLTRGPLPLAPLWERFFNGSGGRELFSIYVHSTPGYNPDFPTTSVFYRRQVPSQVAQWGQTNMFDAERRLLANALLDGGNERFVLVSESCVPLHGFPAVYGYLTASRHSFVGAFDDPGPHGRGRYRAGLAPEVSPEQWRKGAQWFEVDRSLAVFVVGDERYYPRFRELCRPPCYVDEHYLPTVLSIEAAGRIANRSVTWVDWSRGGAHPATFGGADVGEAWVRKAAAGQRCLYNGQPSEVCFLFARKLAPSALQPLLALPPTLLGY
- the LOC9270699 gene encoding VQ motif-containing protein 29, whose protein sequence is MDMHAADARRPAHEAALRAVQKPPAKPWRASPSAAPGPAPPKVYRVEPREFRDLVQRLTGAPAPPPPRQPVAPAQPVPVRPAVDEAQLYAPWFGFPMPMAASLDAAHGALI